The following proteins are co-located in the Polystyrenella longa genome:
- a CDS encoding SLC13 family permease → MPYSPNDPQIRHEVAGSIFRMLEIKSPHKVWIFLFCLLLSTTIAYIVPDSTDLEPAARRALFILLFAGSLWVSDAIPAFAVGILIIGLQIALLGQPGDVYAETPRDWEEFVKVLGHPLIWLFFGGFVLAAGMSKTSLDYLLANKLILRKNTTPLSLMLSVLGATFLLSMFISNTATSAMILAMLRPVWSKSHTGNYVTGLVLVVSLGANLGGMGSLIGTPPNAIAVGSLQELEPAISISFLHWMMYGLPPALLLIFLLTFYLKKQYLTGDVSINQILEQMTVPRMTGTSTDTDHEIHHIARWQRLTVSGTCLITILLWMTGQWHGLPTAVVSFIPIVVFTTTGVLTARDVRSLQYDVLFLLAGGLALGQTITMTGLSGWMVEHLPTDSISSFWLILLLGYTTVLFSNFMSNTAGANILIPLGVSLNPDMQLETAVVIALCASAAMCLPVATPPNAMVYATEKCGSRDFLKLGLILGLIAPPICAAWVTLLGMIF, encoded by the coding sequence ATGCCTTATTCGCCCAATGACCCACAGATACGACACGAGGTCGCCGGGTCGATTTTTCGCATGCTGGAGATCAAATCTCCTCACAAAGTTTGGATTTTTCTGTTCTGCCTGCTTCTCTCTACGACTATCGCTTACATAGTCCCGGATTCGACCGATTTGGAACCGGCAGCCCGTCGGGCGCTCTTTATCCTGCTATTCGCCGGTAGCCTGTGGGTCAGCGACGCTATTCCAGCCTTCGCTGTGGGCATCCTAATCATCGGCCTGCAAATCGCACTCCTCGGTCAACCGGGCGATGTCTACGCGGAGACTCCGCGCGACTGGGAAGAATTCGTTAAGGTCTTGGGGCACCCACTGATCTGGCTATTCTTCGGAGGATTCGTCCTGGCCGCGGGAATGTCGAAAACATCTCTCGACTATCTACTGGCCAACAAACTCATCTTACGAAAAAACACGACGCCGCTTTCCCTCATGCTATCTGTGCTGGGAGCGACCTTTCTGCTGTCGATGTTTATTTCCAACACGGCGACCTCGGCGATGATTCTCGCGATGCTACGTCCCGTCTGGTCGAAATCGCATACGGGAAATTATGTCACAGGCCTGGTACTTGTAGTTTCTCTCGGAGCCAATCTGGGTGGCATGGGCAGCTTGATTGGAACGCCCCCCAACGCAATTGCGGTCGGTAGTCTGCAAGAACTGGAGCCCGCGATTTCGATCTCGTTCCTGCACTGGATGATGTATGGGCTGCCACCCGCTTTGTTACTCATTTTTCTGTTAACGTTTTATCTAAAAAAGCAGTATCTCACAGGCGATGTTTCTATCAACCAGATTCTGGAACAGATGACAGTTCCAAGAATGACAGGAACGTCAACTGATACCGATCACGAAATTCATCATATCGCCCGCTGGCAGCGTCTCACTGTGAGCGGTACCTGCCTGATCACCATCCTGTTATGGATGACGGGGCAGTGGCATGGTTTGCCGACAGCCGTCGTTTCCTTTATTCCGATCGTGGTCTTCACAACTACTGGCGTTCTCACAGCACGCGATGTTCGATCGCTACAGTACGACGTCCTCTTTCTGCTTGCAGGGGGATTGGCGCTCGGCCAGACAATCACAATGACAGGGCTATCGGGATGGATGGTGGAACACTTACCGACAGATTCGATTTCCAGTTTCTGGCTGATCCTGCTGCTGGGGTATACGACGGTCTTGTTTTCCAATTTCATGAGTAATACAGCCGGAGCCAATATCCTCATTCCCCTGGGCGTCTCTCTCAATCCGGATATGCAATTGGAAACAGCAGTTGTCATCGCCCTGTGCGCTTCTGCTGCGATGTGTCTACCCGTCGCAACTCCCCCCAATGCGATGGTCTATGCCACCGAGAAATGCGGCTCTCGCGACTTCCTGAAGCTCGGGCTCATCCTCGGTCTGATTGCTCCCCCCATATGCGCAGCGTGGGTTACATTACTGGGAATGATTTTCTGA
- the nadC gene encoding carboxylating nicotinate-nucleotide diphosphorylase, which produces MNSKLLFGPPERDAARALIELALTEDLSSVGDLTSQTIIPETEYAEVQIVARQPGVLAGLPVAKDVFSKYDPEVEWKSLLNDGDPLIEGSVIATVSGPLRSLLTGERTALNFLTLLSGVASLTNRFVEEVAGLDVQILDTRKTFPGYRLLQKYAVRAGGGTNHRIGLYDGILIKDNHLAGWKAETGSPVAAAIQQARRESPLRVPIEVEVDTLDQLQDALEAKPEFVLLDNMTNEQLKNAVSLRNDLSEKTKLEASGGITLQTVREIAETGIDRISIGALTHSAVALDIAFDWSARLR; this is translated from the coding sequence ATGAACAGTAAATTGCTTTTCGGACCACCAGAACGAGATGCTGCCCGGGCCTTAATCGAGTTAGCTTTGACGGAAGACCTGAGCAGTGTCGGTGACTTAACAAGTCAAACAATCATTCCTGAGACGGAATATGCGGAAGTTCAGATTGTCGCTCGGCAACCGGGTGTCCTGGCCGGGCTTCCCGTAGCAAAAGATGTTTTTTCCAAATACGACCCAGAGGTCGAGTGGAAATCATTATTGAATGATGGAGACCCGTTAATCGAAGGTTCCGTTATCGCGACCGTCTCCGGCCCTTTGCGTTCGTTATTAACGGGCGAGCGAACAGCGCTGAATTTCCTGACATTGCTCTCAGGAGTCGCATCCTTAACCAACCGATTTGTGGAAGAAGTCGCCGGTCTTGATGTCCAGATTCTGGATACACGAAAGACCTTCCCCGGTTACCGACTTTTACAAAAGTATGCCGTCCGTGCTGGAGGGGGGACCAACCATCGCATCGGGTTGTATGACGGAATTTTGATCAAAGACAATCACCTCGCCGGATGGAAAGCGGAAACGGGCAGCCCCGTAGCGGCAGCCATTCAGCAAGCGCGTCGAGAGTCTCCTCTACGCGTTCCCATCGAAGTGGAAGTCGACACTCTTGATCAATTACAGGATGCGTTGGAGGCGAAACCGGAGTTTGTGCTATTGGACAATATGACCAACGAACAACTTAAAAACGCCGTTAGCCTACGCAACGACTTGTCCGAAAAGACGAAGCTCGAAGCCTCGGGAGGAATCACTTTACAGACGGTTCGAGAAATCGCCGAAACAGGGATTGATCGGATCAGTATCGGAGCATTAACTCACTCGGCGGTCGCGCTCGACATTGCCTTCGACTGGTCTGCCCGATTGCGTTAA
- a CDS encoding sialidase family protein, which translates to MKSSIYSFRVLLCLFAFTLLVSAGQFTFAGEVSRTDLFHAGEDGYKLFRIPGIVVTEKGTILAYCEARKGDRGDWGRIDVMMRRSTDGGTTWLPAQKIVKVEGDLPINPVAAAQNLDTPGENTVNNPVAIVDHETGTVHFLYCLEYMRCFYMRSDDEGATWSEPVEITNTFKKFRSDYDWKVIATGPGHGIQLRQGSKQGRLVIPVWLSLGTGGHAHRPSVTSTIFSDDHGKTWQRGEIAIPDNDEYINPNETSVVELADGKVMLNARSESKNNRRLITTSDDGATGWTKPTFDDELLEPICMAGIVRVRHPSNDHPGLIAFSNPDNLSRRDGKEAPGKGRDRMNVSIKLSEDEGQSWMANRTLEEGYSGYSDLAALDDGTILCFYERRSTDGTAPIGSFLLTVARFDEDWVRKP; encoded by the coding sequence ATGAAATCGTCCATCTACTCATTCCGAGTTTTGTTATGTCTGTTTGCATTTACTCTTCTGGTGAGTGCAGGACAATTCACTTTTGCTGGAGAAGTATCGCGGACAGATCTTTTTCATGCCGGAGAGGATGGTTACAAACTGTTCCGAATTCCGGGGATCGTCGTTACTGAAAAGGGAACGATTCTTGCTTACTGCGAAGCACGTAAAGGGGACCGCGGAGACTGGGGCCGAATCGACGTCATGATGCGTCGCAGCACGGATGGTGGTACCACTTGGCTGCCTGCACAAAAAATCGTCAAAGTTGAGGGCGATCTTCCTATCAATCCAGTCGCAGCGGCCCAGAATCTTGACACACCGGGCGAGAACACCGTGAACAACCCCGTCGCGATTGTCGACCACGAAACAGGCACAGTTCACTTTCTCTACTGCCTGGAATACATGCGTTGTTTTTACATGCGAAGTGATGACGAAGGAGCCACCTGGTCAGAACCTGTTGAAATTACGAACACGTTCAAAAAGTTTCGTTCTGATTACGACTGGAAGGTCATCGCTACAGGTCCCGGACATGGCATCCAACTTCGTCAAGGCTCAAAGCAAGGCAGGTTGGTTATTCCCGTATGGCTCTCGCTCGGAACGGGTGGACACGCCCATCGACCGTCAGTTACCTCGACGATCTTCAGTGATGATCACGGAAAGACCTGGCAGCGGGGCGAGATTGCTATCCCGGACAACGACGAATATATCAACCCTAACGAAACAAGCGTCGTGGAGTTAGCCGACGGCAAAGTGATGTTGAACGCTCGAAGTGAATCGAAAAACAACCGGCGTCTCATTACGACTAGCGACGATGGTGCCACTGGTTGGACTAAGCCCACGTTCGACGATGAACTACTCGAACCGATTTGCATGGCGGGCATCGTTCGAGTTCGCCACCCTTCAAACGATCATCCGGGGTTAATTGCCTTTTCCAATCCAGACAATCTCTCGCGCCGTGATGGCAAAGAAGCACCCGGAAAAGGGCGAGATCGAATGAATGTATCGATCAAACTGAGCGAAGACGAAGGACAATCCTGGATGGCCAACCGCACGCTGGAGGAAGGCTATAGCGGATACAGCGATCTCGCGGCCCTGGATGACGGTACCATTCTCTGTTTTTACGAACGGAGAAGTACCGACGGAACAGCTCCCATTGGCAGTTTTCTGCTCACCGTTGCTCGATTTGATGAAGACTGGGTCCGGAAACCGTAA
- a CDS encoding Hsp70 family protein produces the protein MAMLIEFFNQSNESPDLKHSTPHLCCGNEELSMKILEGNTVGIDLGTTYSAISKLDEEGNPTLIPNADDRIITPSVVLLGDDGHVLVGPSFERISIEDPTHIVEAIKRQMGNPEFYVVYQNKKLTSEFISALILKKLKQDAEARIGPIGNAVITVPYYFNDVRRKATQDAGRIAGLNVIDIINEPTAATLSYAWNKGELGRADLVQKEKSILVYDLGGGTFDVTVVSYTPTHFRVLATDGDVMLGGLDWSQRIVDHIAEQFRRKFGDDPREDPETLRIFSQEAEDAKRQLSKKTQVPINVYYKGKTLTVSLSRADFERMTSDLMQRTKDTTELVLQQAGIRLEDLDDVILVGGSTYMPVVEHMLREVCKREPSRELQPEEAVSQGAAIHAAILEAKATGGQGQIAQAVIKRLQSVQTSDVNSHSLGVKLTDPNDRGRKMNHIMIPRNTEIPYSTTQRFVTNSPNQQRIHVHILEGETSDPDACSQIGDFRVYDLPENLPKGSPVELSYQYDSSGRISAVAKELTSNKAASTEIVRDSGLDDEGIDVFQRLADEYKVE, from the coding sequence ATGGCGATGTTGATTGAGTTTTTCAATCAATCTAATGAGTCTCCTGATCTCAAACATTCGACCCCCCACCTCTGTTGCGGAAATGAAGAGTTAAGCATGAAAATTCTGGAAGGTAACACTGTTGGTATCGACTTGGGAACCACCTATTCAGCGATTAGTAAGCTGGATGAGGAAGGAAATCCGACACTGATTCCAAACGCGGACGACAGAATAATCACCCCGTCCGTCGTGTTACTGGGTGACGATGGGCATGTGCTGGTTGGCCCCTCGTTCGAGCGGATCTCTATCGAAGACCCGACTCACATCGTCGAAGCGATCAAACGGCAGATGGGGAACCCGGAATTTTATGTTGTCTATCAAAACAAAAAACTGACATCGGAATTCATCTCCGCGTTGATTCTGAAAAAACTGAAGCAGGACGCCGAAGCCAGAATCGGCCCTATCGGCAACGCCGTGATCACCGTCCCCTATTACTTCAACGACGTTCGCCGTAAAGCAACTCAGGACGCGGGACGAATTGCCGGACTCAACGTGATTGACATTATCAACGAACCTACTGCAGCAACGCTTTCGTACGCTTGGAACAAAGGCGAACTGGGACGAGCCGATCTCGTTCAAAAAGAGAAATCAATCCTCGTCTACGACCTCGGTGGTGGAACGTTCGACGTGACGGTTGTGAGCTACACTCCGACTCACTTCCGCGTATTGGCAACCGATGGAGACGTTATGCTTGGTGGTCTCGACTGGTCACAGCGAATCGTCGACCATATTGCCGAACAGTTCCGTCGCAAATTTGGAGACGATCCTCGTGAAGATCCGGAAACACTCCGTATTTTCTCTCAGGAAGCGGAAGACGCCAAACGACAATTGAGTAAGAAAACTCAGGTTCCGATTAACGTTTACTATAAAGGTAAAACGCTTACCGTCAGTCTTTCGCGTGCTGACTTTGAACGGATGACGTCTGACCTGATGCAGCGAACCAAAGATACGACAGAACTCGTACTGCAACAGGCTGGTATCCGGCTCGAAGATCTGGACGACGTTATTCTGGTGGGTGGTTCAACCTACATGCCTGTGGTCGAACACATGTTACGAGAAGTTTGCAAACGCGAGCCATCCCGTGAGCTGCAACCAGAAGAAGCCGTTTCCCAGGGAGCCGCCATTCACGCTGCGATTCTGGAAGCGAAAGCGACCGGCGGACAGGGACAGATCGCTCAGGCCGTGATTAAACGTCTGCAGTCAGTACAGACCAGCGATGTGAATTCGCACTCACTGGGAGTCAAACTGACCGATCCCAATGATCGTGGTCGGAAGATGAATCACATTATGATTCCTCGAAATACAGAAATCCCCTACTCAACCACGCAGCGATTTGTGACCAACTCACCCAATCAGCAGCGGATTCATGTCCATATTCTGGAAGGGGAAACTTCCGATCCGGATGCTTGTTCACAAATCGGCGACTTCCGCGTTTACGATTTACCAGAGAACTTACCCAAGGGTTCACCGGTTGAATTGAGTTATCAGTACGATTCCAGCGGACGTATCAGTGCTGTCGCTAAAGAGTTGACCAGCAACAAGGCTGCTTCAACTGAGATCGTACGCGATTCCGGCTTGGACGATGAAGGCATTGATGTCTTTCAGCGTCTGGCTGATGAGTACAAAGTGGAGTAA
- a CDS encoding carboxylesterase family protein — translation MSWCSRVMVCRWKVWLLVLLLCLVLVPLQQAVAEPGFPPDSVFKLKTFEDQRGVHKYSLFLPEGYTDSKKWPVVLFLHGAGERGTDGASPTRVGLGAALQERPENYPFIAVFPQVEDTTGRYLEGWVAESSDGKKAIQILDAVINEYSVDRDHQILTGWSMGGYGVWSLAAATPDRWSAIMPLSGGGDPEWAAKLSNTPIWNVHGEHDFVVLPEESRKMEAAFKALKENHQTYFSYITNGAHDIWKNVYGYTGVVKWLLNPVPENRVDLTLAEALIKTLPAPFVPALELHRAAKIRVGNEALEMFSYAVPSRIPTDMLSGQLENIQTTTEVEGYAFNVVFGGVSYQAQLKRVLLQTTPDKLLSIKLGFERIALTLGNTAVQGRRHSANAGPIQVTLGTREPLWLDIRVEPYLESGRIKLRNRGANLILDHNNMQVSLPAGITVEGLGMTRERVSRGLVNGLYNSRGRFQQEIQQLAPRIVRELEKRLDLNEIVKDSSSVWPLPVYAPRIKMRPNSISVDSNGFSLGLDFLVASYVDHEPSESPRIVENEDNLEVGTGPALEIVLATNTMTEAMRLMIEEGISFVDVEDIPGTAFDRWADRAFWKQILADEGKPFPDAHTRVRMSINAPLEFGPHVDASIDPALTVAENVTAGEAELLSVSHSRLALTDVRLTLMTKDPKRFSQRWKPCCTLQFDLSQQFDFTFVKPSHTQREIRVGLSDPMQVTVKLVSEDGKQSPLASEEKAILEFRTAMQNWLGKATRQSMAVPDLDMESAGLRASRLALHKDQLVVDFETPVVRVINTSKEQQRYQTRGPYSSWSEDWVLEPGKTHLFTVPYPMLYRRNAGEVQELYTLPLGADAEFRDVAGVNPESQVGRLFLKQRQVVQDPTDDKEQMTTSGPDLGQAQ, via the coding sequence GTGTCGTGGTGCTCGAGAGTGATGGTTTGCCGCTGGAAGGTATGGTTATTAGTCCTACTTCTCTGCCTCGTACTGGTCCCCCTGCAGCAGGCGGTTGCAGAGCCTGGTTTTCCTCCTGATTCAGTCTTTAAATTGAAGACGTTTGAGGATCAACGAGGGGTTCACAAGTATTCGCTTTTTCTTCCGGAAGGATATACCGATTCGAAGAAGTGGCCCGTCGTTCTTTTTCTACATGGTGCGGGTGAACGTGGAACCGACGGCGCAAGTCCAACGCGCGTCGGGTTGGGCGCAGCCTTACAGGAGCGACCAGAGAATTACCCTTTTATCGCGGTCTTTCCCCAGGTCGAAGACACAACCGGACGTTACCTCGAAGGGTGGGTCGCCGAGAGTTCTGATGGCAAAAAGGCGATCCAAATTCTCGATGCCGTGATCAACGAGTATTCCGTCGATCGGGATCATCAGATTCTGACAGGCTGGTCGATGGGAGGGTACGGAGTCTGGAGTCTGGCAGCAGCGACTCCCGATCGTTGGTCCGCTATTATGCCATTAAGTGGTGGAGGAGATCCGGAGTGGGCAGCCAAGCTTTCCAACACGCCAATCTGGAACGTTCATGGAGAACATGATTTTGTCGTGTTACCTGAAGAGTCGCGAAAAATGGAGGCCGCGTTTAAGGCACTCAAAGAGAATCATCAGACATACTTCTCTTACATAACAAACGGTGCCCATGACATCTGGAAAAACGTCTATGGTTACACGGGCGTCGTGAAATGGCTGCTGAATCCTGTTCCGGAGAATCGAGTCGATCTCACTTTGGCCGAAGCGTTGATCAAGACGCTTCCCGCCCCGTTCGTGCCGGCATTGGAACTCCATCGCGCAGCAAAAATTCGTGTTGGGAACGAAGCGTTGGAAATGTTCTCCTACGCCGTTCCATCCCGCATTCCCACTGACATGTTGTCTGGGCAACTTGAGAATATTCAAACAACCACGGAAGTTGAAGGTTACGCTTTCAATGTTGTCTTCGGCGGTGTTTCTTATCAGGCCCAACTCAAACGGGTCTTGCTGCAAACCACTCCGGATAAACTGCTTTCAATTAAACTCGGCTTCGAGCGCATCGCACTGACATTAGGAAACACTGCTGTTCAGGGACGCCGACACTCGGCCAATGCTGGTCCAATTCAAGTCACCTTGGGCACCCGGGAACCTCTCTGGCTCGATATTCGTGTGGAACCCTACCTTGAATCGGGAAGAATCAAACTTCGCAATCGTGGCGCCAATCTGATTTTGGATCATAACAACATGCAGGTCTCGCTGCCGGCGGGTATCACGGTGGAAGGTCTTGGGATGACTCGTGAGCGAGTTTCTCGAGGATTAGTAAATGGTTTGTATAACAGTCGTGGGCGATTTCAGCAGGAGATTCAGCAACTTGCTCCTCGAATTGTACGTGAACTCGAAAAACGGCTCGACTTAAATGAAATCGTCAAAGACAGTTCAAGCGTCTGGCCCCTGCCTGTATACGCTCCTCGAATTAAGATGCGTCCCAATTCCATCTCCGTCGACAGCAACGGCTTTTCACTGGGCCTCGACTTTCTAGTTGCTTCCTATGTAGACCACGAACCATCGGAATCGCCACGAATTGTGGAGAACGAGGATAATCTGGAAGTAGGTACTGGCCCCGCTCTGGAAATCGTACTGGCGACGAACACAATGACCGAAGCGATGCGGTTAATGATTGAAGAAGGGATCTCTTTCGTCGATGTGGAAGACATCCCGGGAACCGCTTTTGATCGATGGGCAGACCGGGCGTTCTGGAAGCAGATCCTGGCCGACGAGGGCAAGCCGTTCCCTGATGCGCATACGCGAGTAAGGATGTCAATCAATGCGCCACTTGAATTCGGCCCCCATGTCGATGCGAGCATCGATCCGGCTCTGACTGTTGCGGAGAATGTCACTGCAGGAGAGGCGGAATTACTATCGGTCTCGCACAGTCGTCTGGCATTAACGGACGTTCGCCTCACGTTGATGACGAAAGATCCCAAACGATTTTCCCAGCGATGGAAGCCCTGCTGCACTCTTCAGTTTGATCTCTCTCAACAATTCGATTTCACTTTCGTCAAGCCGTCACACACGCAACGTGAAATTCGAGTTGGTTTATCTGATCCGATGCAAGTCACTGTGAAATTAGTTTCTGAGGATGGCAAACAGAGTCCTCTAGCCAGCGAGGAAAAAGCCATCCTGGAATTCCGCACTGCGATGCAGAACTGGTTAGGAAAAGCGACCAGACAATCAATGGCAGTTCCTGATCTTGATATGGAAAGTGCAGGACTGCGAGCATCCCGATTGGCGTTGCATAAGGATCAGTTGGTTGTCGATTTTGAAACGCCCGTTGTACGCGTTATTAATACATCTAAGGAGCAACAGCGTTATCAAACACGCGGGCCTTACTCCAGTTGGAGTGAAGACTGGGTTCTGGAGCCTGGGAAAACCCATCTTTTTACGGTGCCCTATCCTATGCTTTATCGTCGAAATGCCGGGGAAGTTCAGGAGCTTTATACGCTTCCCCTGGGGGCAGATGCCGAATTTCGAGATGTGGCGGGAGTAAACCCGGAAAGTCAGGTGGGACGCCTGTTTCTAAAACAGAGGCAGGTTGTTCAAGATCCGACTGACGATAAGGAACAAATGACAACTTCGGGACCTGATTTGGGGCAGGCGCAATAA
- a CDS encoding RNA polymerase subunit sigma, protein MTGYTVHTGTSKKFASNWDNIFEDAKSKPKKSAKKKSAPKKAATKKKAAKKTAAKKSSKKKTVGKQATAKKSVKKSSKKTISKAKTKKTKSKKK, encoded by the coding sequence ATGACGGGCTATACCGTTCACACAGGAACATCCAAAAAATTCGCCAGTAACTGGGACAACATTTTCGAAGACGCCAAATCTAAACCTAAGAAATCAGCAAAGAAAAAGTCTGCTCCGAAAAAAGCCGCTACAAAAAAGAAAGCTGCAAAAAAGACCGCTGCGAAAAAGAGCTCTAAAAAGAAAACCGTAGGCAAGCAAGCGACCGCAAAGAAGTCGGTTAAAAAGTCCTCGAAGAAAACGATTTCCAAAGCCAAAACTAAAAAGACAAAATCGAAAAAGAAATAG
- the ald gene encoding alanine dehydrogenase, which produces MIVGVPREVKLDEYRVAMIPAGVEELTRAGHHVLIEQDAGLGSGLFNEEYAENGAEIVATAREIYERAELIVKVKEPQPAEWELLQPGQMLFTYFHFAASEDLTAAMQKAGITAIAYETLKGTKGDLPLLTPMSEVAGRMSIQQGAKYLERPQDGRGILLGGVPGVAPAHIAILGGGVVGKNAAQIAAGFQADVCILDINVDRLRYLEDIMPPNVNTLYSDRHNIREQLQRADLVIGAVLIPGAKAPKLVLEEDLNMMKPRAVIIDVAIDQGGCFETSRPTTHSQPTFIINEIVHYCVANMPGAVGRTSTYALNNVTFPYVLQIANLGLAKAATRIPGIVSAINIHKGKITNQAVAETFGMEFVSF; this is translated from the coding sequence ATGATTGTTGGTGTTCCTCGCGAAGTGAAGTTGGACGAGTATCGGGTAGCGATGATTCCCGCGGGCGTGGAAGAACTCACCCGTGCCGGGCATCACGTCTTAATTGAACAGGATGCTGGTCTGGGAAGCGGACTCTTCAATGAAGAGTACGCCGAAAACGGGGCCGAAATCGTGGCAACAGCCCGTGAAATCTATGAACGGGCAGAGCTGATCGTCAAAGTGAAGGAGCCACAACCCGCTGAGTGGGAATTATTGCAACCGGGGCAAATGCTGTTTACTTATTTCCACTTCGCGGCAAGCGAAGACTTGACAGCCGCGATGCAAAAAGCGGGCATCACGGCGATTGCCTACGAGACATTAAAAGGAACCAAAGGCGATCTCCCACTTTTGACGCCGATGTCGGAAGTGGCGGGACGAATGAGTATTCAGCAGGGAGCCAAATATCTGGAACGCCCCCAGGATGGCCGGGGAATTCTACTGGGTGGCGTTCCCGGGGTCGCTCCTGCCCATATTGCAATTCTGGGAGGTGGTGTGGTTGGGAAAAACGCGGCGCAGATTGCCGCTGGGTTTCAGGCGGATGTTTGCATCCTCGATATTAATGTGGACCGGCTTCGGTATCTGGAAGATATCATGCCTCCCAACGTCAACACATTATACAGCGACCGGCACAATATCCGCGAACAGTTACAACGGGCTGATCTTGTGATCGGTGCCGTACTGATTCCGGGAGCAAAAGCACCGAAACTTGTCCTGGAAGAAGACCTCAACATGATGAAACCCAGGGCGGTGATTATCGACGTCGCCATCGACCAGGGAGGTTGCTTCGAAACAAGCCGCCCCACGACACATTCACAGCCAACATTCATCATAAATGAAATCGTTCACTACTGCGTCGCCAACATGCCCGGAGCCGTCGGAAGAACCAGTACCTACGCCCTCAATAACGTTACCTTCCCCTACGTGCTTCAGATTGCCAACTTGGGGTTGGCTAAAGCAGCGACACGAATCCCCGGAATTGTTTCCGCCATCAACATTCACAAAGGGAAAATTACCAATCAGGCTGTCGCCGAGACGTTCGGAATGGAGTTCGTCAGCTTTTAG
- a CDS encoding RNA polymerase sigma factor, producing the protein MALTEIDKNLLKRCLAEEPGAWKDFVDRFLGLFIHVIRHTASARSAQLSDQDVEDICSEIFLQLLANDHQVLARFQGESSLATYLTVISRRIVVREISQRRKAEALGHVTASRSSLDQASANLEVERWEDREQVRTLLNELPGNEAEIVKQYHLEGRSYREISAALGVPENTIGPTLTRARTRMKDNQVRS; encoded by the coding sequence GTGGCCTTAACTGAGATCGACAAAAACCTGCTGAAACGCTGTCTGGCCGAAGAACCGGGAGCGTGGAAAGACTTCGTTGATCGATTTCTAGGGCTCTTTATCCATGTGATTCGTCACACCGCTTCCGCTCGCTCTGCCCAACTGTCCGATCAAGACGTGGAAGATATCTGTTCCGAAATCTTTCTACAATTACTGGCGAATGATCATCAGGTTTTGGCTCGTTTTCAGGGTGAATCGTCTTTGGCGACTTATCTGACAGTGATTTCTCGCCGAATTGTGGTGCGTGAAATTTCCCAGCGCCGCAAGGCGGAAGCACTGGGGCATGTGACGGCGTCTCGCAGTTCTCTTGATCAGGCTTCTGCCAATCTGGAAGTCGAAAGGTGGGAAGATCGGGAACAAGTTCGAACCTTGCTGAATGAACTTCCCGGAAACGAAGCCGAGATTGTGAAGCAATACCATCTCGAAGGTCGTTCCTACCGCGAAATATCTGCCGCTCTTGGGGTTCCCGAGAATACAATCGGCCCCACGCTCACGCGCGCTCGCACCCGCATGAAGGACAATCAGGTTCGCTCCTGA